GGTTGCTGAGTATTGCGCTGAGTCGCGGGTTGAGCAATGGCGAATTGAGTCGCTTGGCTCAGGCCGTCGTGCGAAGAGAACGAGACCCCTATTCCATCGTGGAGGAGATTACATCGCGGATTTTATGAACATAGATCACATTGGCATTGCTGTTCGCTCATTGGATGAGTCGTTGAAGTTTTATCAGGATGCGCTAGGCTTGCACTTGCATGAGACCGAAGTTGTCGAAGAGCAAAAAGTGCGGGCAGCGCTCTTGCCGGTAGGCTCCTCGCGGATCGAGTTGTTGGAAGCCACCAGCGATGAGTCGCCGATTGCCAAGTTCATGGCTAAGCGCGGCGAGGGCATTCACCATATCTGCTTCGAGGTGGACGATATTGAGGCGCATCTGGAACGGTTGAAAGCGGCTGGCGCGCGCCTGATTGACGAAACGCCCAGACGCGGCGTCGGCGGCCATAAGATCGCATTTATTCATCCAACGAGCGCGCACGGCGTGCTCATCGAACTGGTCGAGAAAGTATCATGAGCTTTTGAAGGAGCACACGTATGTCATCAACCAAGGTCAAAGTTGCCTTACTGGTCATGGGGTTGCTAACGCTCGGTGGGTTACTAGCCCAGTACCGGGCCACCACTCGAGGTGAGTCGGTACATCTCAATGCCCAACAGGTTGAGCTGCTCATCAATTCCATGCCTGAGCAGCAGCGCAACCTGTATGCGGACCCGGAATCACGCCAGCGCATGCTGGGGATGTTGCAAGAGGCGATCATCTTCGGCGCCGAAGCGCGACGCTTGGGGTATACCAGCCGGCATGAGCATATCTATCAAATGGGAGTCCAGCGGGATTTCCTATTGAGTTCAGCGTATCGGGATCGGCACAGAGAAGTGACGGTCAAGCCAGAAGAGGTCGAGGCATATTTTCGACAAAACCCCGGCGCGATGGATGAATTCCTCCGCTACAACCCACAGTTTGGCAGCCGACGGCAAGGCATTGACCAGCGGCTCAGGCAACAACTGGCCGAGATTCGCATCTTGGCGGAGCGGGCACGTCAGGAAGGATTGGATCGCGATCCGGGCGTGGCCATGCAACTTGCCTACTTCCCGCTCTACGTGTTGCGTGAAGCGTTGCTTAAGGACTTGCAAGCCAAAGTCAGGGTCAGTGATGAGGAGATCGAAGAATTTTATCACCGGCACAGAAGCGAATTCGATCAAGTTCGCGCCCGACACATTCTGTTCAACACCAAGCCGCCACTAGGCTCAGACGGCAAGTCGTCGCCAGCGCCCGATCCGGCTGCTGTGCGCCAGAAAGCCGAAGCTGTGCTCAAACGCGCCAAAGCCGGCGAGGATTTTGCTCAACTGGCAAAGGAATTTTCTGAAGACCCCAGCTCCAAAGAGCAGGGCGGCGATCTCGGCTTTTTCGGCAAAGGGCAGATGACGCCCAAGTTTGAGGAAGTCGCCTTCAGCTTGTCACCAGGGACTATCAGCGACATCGTTGAAACGCCGTTCGGGTTACATATCATCAAGGTGGAAGAACGTCGCACCGCGCCGCTAGACCAAGACCTCAAAGGCGTGATCGAGAATCGGCTTCGACGCCGCAAGCATGAAGAGCAGTTACGTCAGATTCGGGCGCGGCACCCGGTCATCGTCGAAGGAGCGAAGCCGCCTGATGAGATGAACTCGAACGAAAGACCGTTGCGAAAACGATAATGCACGATGAGTCATCAGCCCATGACATTCAGTTAGGCGATTTTTGCCTGAGCGTTATCTCCGATGGAACGTTCTGGCTCGACGGCGGAGCAGTTTTCGGCGTTGTGCCGCGCCAGTTGTGGCAACAGGTGGCTCCGCCTGATTCATACAATCGCGTTCGGTTGGGATTAAATACGCTGCTGGTGCGCAC
This window of the Blastocatellia bacterium genome carries:
- a CDS encoding peptidyl-prolyl cis-trans isomerase, which produces MSSTKVKVALLVMGLLTLGGLLAQYRATTRGESVHLNAQQVELLINSMPEQQRNLYADPESRQRMLGMLQEAIIFGAEARRLGYTSRHEHIYQMGVQRDFLLSSAYRDRHREVTVKPEEVEAYFRQNPGAMDEFLRYNPQFGSRRQGIDQRLRQQLAEIRILAERARQEGLDRDPGVAMQLAYFPLYVLREALLKDLQAKVRVSDEEIEEFYHRHRSEFDQVRARHILFNTKPPLGSDGKSSPAPDPAAVRQKAEAVLKRAKAGEDFAQLAKEFSEDPSSKEQGGDLGFFGKGQMTPKFEEVAFSLSPGTISDIVETPFGLHIIKVEERRTAPLDQDLKGVIENRLRRRKHEEQLRQIRARHPVIVEGAKPPDEMNSNERPLRKR
- the mce gene encoding methylmalonyl-CoA epimerase, with translation MNIDHIGIAVRSLDESLKFYQDALGLHLHETEVVEEQKVRAALLPVGSSRIELLEATSDESPIAKFMAKRGEGIHHICFEVDDIEAHLERLKAAGARLIDETPRRGVGGHKIAFIHPTSAHGVLIELVEKVS